The following proteins are co-located in the Triticum aestivum cultivar Chinese Spring chromosome 1A, IWGSC CS RefSeq v2.1, whole genome shotgun sequence genome:
- the LOC123130947 gene encoding uncharacterized protein yields the protein MQPDLAAANRRVMEDLTKKYGVTPETMDYVTLGPVCVEPRRIVKVPRPPIPAAGTEGPPRRHPRAEPSPLEAALLDTVHRHHLQALAMMDREIVGRHARGMLLAGYAYGLHDPVCNILANCLWHDTVFPASSSQEVLQPMMLSCKAIFRLARRSLDALVAFMRAYAPTLSAEEAVSYLSRTAEAMTTFTMPPCLLTEKVFPTQTAWTTPSGLPFWQRISLVTQLARLNFFSLPTVLLLTLFLQSMEFMVTH from the coding sequence ATGCAGCCCGATCTCGCGGCGGCGAATCGCCGTGTGATGGAGGATTTGACGAAGAAATATGGAGTGACCCCCGAAACCATGGACTATGTGACCCTTGGCCCGGTGTGCGTCGAGCCCCGCCGCATCGTGAAGGTGCCCCGTCCTCCGATCCCTGCCGCCGGCACGGAGGGGCCGCCGAGGCGTCACCCCCGGGCGGAGCCGAGCCCGCTCGAGGCAGCGCTGCTGGACACCGTTCACCGGCACCACCTGCAGGCGCTCGCCATGATGGACCGCGAGATCGTCGGCCGCCACGCGCGCGGCATGCTGCTCGCGGGCTACGCCTACGGCCTCCACGACCCCGTCTGCAACATCCTCGCCAACTGTCTCTGGCACGATACAGTCTTCCCCGCTTCCTCCAGCCAGGAGGTTCTTCAGCCCATGATGCTGAGCTGCAAGGCCATATTCCGCCTGGCTCGCCGCTCCCTCGACGCCCTCGTCGCCTTCATGAGGGCGTACGCGCCCACCCTGTCTGCTGAAGAGGCCGTGTCCTACCTGAGCAGAACTGCAGAAGCCATGACAACCTTCACCATGCCGCCGTGCTTGTTGACAGAGAAGGTGTTTCCCACGCAAACCGCATGGACGACGCCTTCAGGGCTGCCATTCTGGCAGCGCATCTCCCTAGTGACGCAGCTCGCGAGGCTCAATTTTTTTTCATTGCCAACTGTGCTCCTACTGACGCTTTTCTTGCAAAGCATGGAATTCATGGTCACCCATTAG